A genomic segment from Limosilactobacillus sp. encodes:
- a CDS encoding DNA-directed RNA polymerase subunit alpha produces MIEFEKPNIHKVEETDNYGKFVVEPLERGYGTTLGNSLRRVLLASLPGAAITSMQIDGVLHEFSTVEGVTEDVTQIILNLKKVSLKINSEDAKDLELDVKGPAEATAGDIQGDGDVTILNPDLHIATVADGAELHIKLTADKGRGYLSATDNKARMDDLAIGVLPIDSIYTPIERVNYTVENARVGQRNDYDKLTLDVWTDGSLTPTEAVSLGAKILTEHLAMFVDLTEEAQNAQVMVEKEETHKEKMLEMTIEELDLSVRSYNCLKRAGINTVKELTDRTVSDMMKVRNLGQKSLEEIKLKLSDLGLSFRQDD; encoded by the coding sequence ATGATCGAATTTGAAAAGCCAAACATTCACAAAGTTGAAGAGACTGATAACTACGGCAAGTTTGTTGTAGAACCACTTGAACGCGGTTATGGAACCACTCTTGGTAATTCATTACGACGCGTACTGCTGGCTTCACTTCCGGGTGCAGCAATTACCAGCATGCAAATCGACGGGGTTTTACATGAATTCAGTACCGTTGAAGGGGTCACTGAAGATGTAACCCAAATTATCTTAAATCTTAAGAAGGTTTCCCTGAAGATCAACTCCGAGGACGCTAAGGACCTGGAGCTGGACGTGAAGGGACCTGCAGAAGCGACCGCCGGTGATATCCAGGGTGATGGTGATGTAACGATCCTGAATCCTGACCTGCACATTGCAACTGTTGCCGATGGTGCGGAATTACACATCAAGCTGACAGCTGACAAAGGTCGCGGGTACCTTTCTGCTACCGATAATAAGGCCCGGATGGATGATCTGGCCATTGGTGTTTTGCCAATTGACTCCATCTATACCCCAATTGAACGTGTAAACTACACTGTCGAAAATGCACGGGTTGGTCAACGTAACGATTACGACAAGTTAACTTTGGATGTTTGGACTGACGGTTCATTAACACCTACCGAGGCGGTAAGTCTGGGTGCCAAGATCCTGACCGAACACCTGGCCATGTTTGTCGACCTGACTGAGGAAGCACAAAATGCCCAAGTGATGGTTGAAAAGGAAGAAACCCACAAGGAAAAGATGCTGGAAATGACGATTGAAGAACTGGACCTCTCCGTTCGTTCTTACAACTGTCTGAAGCGTGCCGGCATCAACACCGTCAAGGAACTGACTGATCGGACTGTTTCGGACATGATGAAGGTTCGGAACCTTGGTCAGAAGTCATTAGAAGAAATTAAGCTTAAATTAAGCGATCTTGGCCTGTCATTCCGCCAAGATGACTAA
- a CDS encoding energy-coupling factor transporter ATPase, producing the protein MNAVTLTDIQYQYPDAQQPVLDGISLAFPAGQWTALIGRNGSGKSTMARLIDGLLVPQRGQIKVGDLAVTEDNLTKVHQRVGIVFQNPDNQFVGATVADDVAFGLENRQVPREEMPSRIQRALEAVDMAGLSESEPTMLSGGQKQRVALAGILALRPQVIILDEATSMLDPAGRQLVLSLLERLRDQQQFTIISITHDPAEMAMADQLVVLDQGKIARQGTTAEVLRDVDLLEKIGVGIPAGQQLRQELADRGVAVPDRYFTVEEMVKWLSQQL; encoded by the coding sequence GTGAACGCGGTGACGTTAACTGACATTCAATATCAATACCCGGATGCTCAACAGCCGGTCTTAGACGGGATTAGCCTGGCCTTTCCGGCTGGTCAATGGACGGCGCTGATTGGGCGCAACGGGAGCGGTAAGAGTACCATGGCGCGCTTGATTGACGGATTGCTTGTTCCCCAGCGGGGCCAGATCAAAGTCGGCGATCTAGCGGTGACCGAGGACAACCTGACCAAGGTCCACCAACGGGTCGGGATCGTCTTTCAGAATCCGGATAACCAATTCGTCGGGGCGACCGTCGCCGATGACGTGGCCTTTGGACTGGAGAATCGGCAGGTTCCGCGGGAGGAAATGCCTTCCCGGATCCAAAGGGCCCTGGAAGCGGTCGACATGGCCGGCCTGTCCGAGAGTGAACCGACGATGCTCTCTGGGGGCCAGAAACAGCGGGTGGCCCTGGCCGGCATCCTAGCCCTGCGCCCCCAGGTGATCATTTTAGACGAGGCCACCAGCATGCTGGATCCGGCCGGTCGGCAGCTGGTTTTGTCGTTGCTGGAACGGCTCCGCGATCAGCAGCAGTTTACGATTATTTCGATCACCCACGACCCCGCTGAAATGGCCATGGCCGATCAACTGGTGGTCCTGGATCAAGGCAAGATTGCTCGCCAGGGAACCACGGCGGAGGTGCTGCGGGATGTCGATCTGTTGGAAAAGATCGGCGTTGGTATTCCGGCCGGTCAGCAGCTGCGTCAGGAACTGGCCGACCGGGGAGTCGCGGTGCCCGACCGGTACTTTACGGTGGAGGAGATGGTCAAATGGCTCAGCCAGCAATTATAA
- a CDS encoding energy-coupling factor transporter ATPase, whose amino-acid sequence MAQPAIIIKNVGFTYSAIAAHPALKDLNLTIEAGSFVGIVGHTGSGKSTLVSLIDGLTRPTSGTIQVGSVVVGANSSAKEMAALRRHVGYVFQFPEQQLFAETVAEDIAFGPTNLGWSDDKIQQAVHDALDLVGLPQSLAQRSPFALSGGQMRRVAIAGVLAMRPAILILDEPTAGLDASSTNQLLANVARLHAQGTTILLITHQMDQVAQYADQVVVMNQGQLVKAASPQEVFADPDFLVANHLNLPAAVEINRQLRQAGVELPPTMKMGDLADRLAARLGGQKNE is encoded by the coding sequence ATGGCTCAGCCAGCAATTATAATTAAAAACGTCGGCTTTACCTATTCTGCCATTGCCGCTCATCCGGCCTTAAAGGACCTTAACCTGACGATCGAGGCCGGGAGCTTTGTAGGCATCGTGGGTCACACCGGCAGCGGCAAGTCCACCCTAGTTTCCCTGATTGACGGTCTGACCCGGCCGACCAGTGGCACGATCCAGGTGGGGTCGGTCGTCGTGGGTGCCAATTCGTCCGCAAAGGAGATGGCCGCATTGCGTCGGCACGTCGGCTATGTCTTCCAGTTTCCCGAGCAGCAGCTCTTTGCCGAAACCGTTGCCGAGGACATTGCCTTCGGGCCCACCAACCTCGGCTGGTCTGACGATAAGATTCAACAGGCGGTTCACGACGCCCTCGACCTGGTGGGGCTGCCCCAGTCGCTGGCCCAGCGTTCGCCCTTTGCCCTATCCGGTGGCCAGATGCGGCGGGTGGCAATCGCCGGGGTGCTGGCGATGCGGCCCGCGATCCTGATCCTGGATGAACCGACGGCCGGCCTGGATGCGTCCTCGACCAATCAGCTCCTGGCAAACGTGGCTCGGTTGCACGCCCAGGGGACGACGATCCTACTCATTACCCACCAGATGGATCAGGTGGCCCAGTACGCAGACCAGGTGGTGGTAATGAATCAGGGACAGCTGGTCAAGGCGGCCTCACCACAGGAAGTCTTTGCCGATCCCGATTTCCTGGTTGCCAACCACTTGAACCTACCAGCAGCGGTTGAGATCAATCGCCAGTTGCGCCAGGCGGGCGTTGAATTGCCGCCGACGATGAAGATGGGCGACCTCGCCGATCGACTGGCGGCGCGCTTAGGGGGGCAGAAGAATGAATAA
- a CDS encoding energy-coupling factor transporter transmembrane component T family protein: MNKVVFGSYVPVDSVLHRLDPRMKLLMCIWYVILVFFANSLWTCLWLLLGLGFAMVLSRVSFRQYWQGIRPLAWVIVITVVFQILFSSGGRVYWHWWIMSITHDGLINSLIIFYRFMVIITASTVLTATTPTLRIADGLDWYMQPLKAIHVPVNQLTLMLSIALRFIPTIMDEAGKITNAQRSRGMNFHQGNLFQRVKHLVPVLIPLFVNSFKRAEDLATAMEARGYDPDSPRTHYRQLHWHGADNITMVIMVVLTVVLFLIRGGVFALVSL, encoded by the coding sequence ATGAATAAAGTTGTTTTTGGTTCCTATGTCCCGGTTGATTCCGTCTTGCACCGCTTGGATCCACGGATGAAGCTCTTGATGTGCATCTGGTACGTCATCCTGGTTTTCTTTGCCAATAGCTTATGGACCTGTCTGTGGCTCCTGCTCGGTCTCGGCTTTGCCATGGTGCTCAGCCGGGTCAGCTTCCGGCAGTATTGGCAGGGGATACGGCCCCTGGCCTGGGTGATCGTCATCACGGTCGTCTTCCAGATCCTCTTCAGCAGTGGCGGCAGAGTCTACTGGCACTGGTGGATCATGTCGATCACCCATGACGGCCTGATTAACTCGCTGATCATCTTCTACCGCTTCATGGTAATCATCACGGCCTCGACGGTCCTGACGGCGACGACCCCGACCCTGCGGATTGCCGACGGGCTGGACTGGTACATGCAGCCTTTGAAGGCGATCCACGTGCCGGTCAACCAGCTGACCCTGATGCTGTCGATCGCCCTGCGCTTCATCCCGACGATCATGGACGAGGCGGGCAAAATCACCAACGCCCAGCGGTCGCGGGGGATGAACTTCCACCAGGGGAACCTCTTCCAGCGGGTCAAACACCTGGTGCCGGTCCTGATCCCGCTCTTCGTCAATTCGTTTAAGCGGGCCGAGGACCTGGCGACGGCCATGGAGGCCCGGGGATACGATCCCGATTCACCGCGCACCCACTACCGGCAGTTGCACTGGCACGGTGCCGACAACATCACCATGGTGATCATGGTAGTCCTGACTGTGGTCCTATTTCTAATCAGAGGAGGCGTTTTTGCGCTTGTATCGTTATAA
- the rpsK gene encoding 30S ribosomal protein S11, with amino-acid sequence MAKKGTRKRRAKKNVETGVAHIHSTFNNTLIMITDVQGNAVAWSSAGVLGFKGSRKSTPFAAQMASEAAAKQAMEHGMKTVEVEVKGPGSGRESAIRALQATGLEVTAIRDVTPVPHNGSRPPKRRRV; translated from the coding sequence ATGGCTAAAAAGGGTACGCGTAAGCGTCGTGCAAAAAAGAACGTTGAAACCGGTGTTGCTCACATTCACTCAACGTTCAACAACACTTTGATCATGATTACTGATGTTCAAGGTAACGCTGTTGCTTGGTCATCAGCCGGTGTTTTAGGCTTCAAGGGTTCACGTAAGTCCACCCCATTTGCTGCCCAAATGGCATCTGAAGCTGCTGCTAAGCAGGCTATGGAACACGGTATGAAGACCGTTGAAGTTGAAGTTAAGGGTCCAGGTTCCGGTCGTGAATCTGCTATCCGTGCTCTTCAAGCAACTGGTTTGGAAGTTACTGCCATCCGTGACGTAACTCCAGTTCCACATAATGGTTCTCGTCCTCCAAAGCGTCGTCGTGTTTAA
- the truA gene encoding tRNA pseudouridine(38-40) synthase TruA: MYRYKITFAYDGTNFFGFQIQPHKRTVEQTLKTAVNKIAKHPDPAIPVIGSGRTDAGVHALNQVAHFDIPYKLSNESMRKALNSLLPLDILVKKAELVDDSFHARYSAHRKTYRYRVDQGEFVNPFKRNYTAHFKYPLDIELMRQAAQDFIGEHDFTSFVASGSQAKSNVRTVYSITIDRDEHDNEVVFDFTGNGFLYNQIRIMVAFLLEVGSKQRPVSDVKRVLAARDRTQARMTAPASGLYLVSVDYGK, from the coding sequence TTGTATCGTTATAAAATCACCTTTGCCTACGACGGCACGAACTTTTTTGGCTTTCAGATCCAGCCCCACAAACGAACGGTGGAGCAGACATTAAAGACCGCCGTCAATAAAATTGCTAAACACCCGGACCCGGCAATCCCCGTGATTGGCTCGGGGCGGACCGATGCCGGCGTCCACGCCCTCAACCAGGTTGCCCACTTCGACATCCCGTACAAGCTGAGCAACGAGTCGATGCGCAAGGCCTTAAACAGCCTTTTGCCGCTCGACATTCTGGTCAAAAAGGCCGAGCTGGTCGACGACTCCTTCCACGCTCGTTACAGCGCCCACCGCAAGACCTACCGTTACCGGGTTGACCAGGGGGAGTTCGTTAACCCCTTCAAGCGCAACTACACCGCCCACTTCAAGTATCCGCTGGACATCGAGTTGATGCGTCAGGCGGCCCAGGACTTCATTGGGGAGCACGACTTTACGAGTTTCGTTGCCTCGGGCAGCCAGGCCAAGAGCAACGTCCGGACGGTCTATTCAATCACCATCGACCGTGACGAACACGACAATGAGGTGGTCTTTGACTTTACCGGCAACGGTTTTCTCTACAACCAGATTCGGATCATGGTCGCCTTCCTGCTCGAGGTCGGCAGCAAGCAACGGCCGGTGTCCGACGTCAAGCGGGTCCTGGCGGCGCGGGACCGGACACAGGCGCGGATGACTGCCCCGGCCAGCGGCCTCTATTTGGTCTCGGTAGATTATGGAAAATAA
- the rplQ gene encoding 50S ribosomal protein L17, translating to MSYRKLGRTSSQRKALLRDLTTDLIVNGQITTTESRAKEVRKTADKMITLAKHGDLASRRKAAAFLRNVVADVKEDGDNIRIQSALQHLFEDLAPKFADRNGGYTRILKTMPRRGDGAPMVILEFVD from the coding sequence ATGAGTTACCGTAAATTAGGACGTACTAGTTCACAACGTAAAGCTTTATTACGTGATTTAACTACTGATTTAATTGTTAATGGTCAAATTACCACTACTGAATCCCGGGCAAAGGAAGTTCGCAAGACTGCCGACAAGATGATTACGCTTGCCAAGCATGGCGACCTTGCTTCCCGTCGTAAGGCAGCTGCCTTCCTGCGGAACGTCGTTGCTGACGTTAAGGAAGATGGCGACAACATTCGGATTCAATCCGCTCTTCAACACCTGTTTGAAGACCTGGCACCAAAGTTTGCTGACCGCAACGGTGGTTACACGCGGATTTTGAAGACGATGCCTCGTCGTGGTGACGGTGCACCAATGGTTATTTTGGAATTCGTTGACTAA